The following are encoded together in the Variovorax sp. PBS-H4 genome:
- the dapD gene encoding 2,3,4,5-tetrahydropyridine-2,6-dicarboxylate N-succinyltransferase, translating to MTQQLQQTIDAAWEDRANLSATSAPKEVREAVEHVIAELNNGHLRVATREAVGQWTVHQWIKKAVLLSFRLKDNEQMQAGSLGFYDKVPTKFSHLSANELKEAGVRIVPPAVARRGSYIAKGAILMPSYVNIGAYVGEGTMVDTWATVGSCAQIGANVHLSGGVGIGGVLEPLQAGPTIIEDNCFIGARSEVVEGVVIEENSVLSMGVYIGQSTPIYDRTTGEVTYGRVPAGSVVISGTLPKDNGKYSLYAAIIVKRVDAQTRAKTSLNDLLRD from the coding sequence ATGACCCAGCAACTCCAGCAGACCATCGACGCCGCGTGGGAAGACCGCGCCAATCTCTCCGCCACCAGCGCCCCGAAGGAAGTTCGCGAGGCAGTCGAGCATGTGATTGCCGAACTCAACAACGGCCATTTGCGCGTCGCTACCCGCGAGGCCGTGGGCCAGTGGACCGTGCATCAGTGGATCAAGAAGGCGGTGCTGCTGTCCTTTCGCCTCAAGGACAACGAGCAGATGCAGGCCGGCTCACTCGGCTTCTATGACAAGGTGCCGACCAAGTTCTCGCATCTTTCGGCCAACGAGCTCAAGGAAGCCGGTGTTCGCATCGTGCCGCCGGCGGTGGCGCGCCGTGGCAGCTACATCGCCAAGGGCGCGATCCTGATGCCCTCCTACGTGAACATCGGCGCCTACGTCGGCGAAGGCACCATGGTCGACACCTGGGCCACCGTCGGTTCCTGCGCCCAGATCGGCGCCAACGTGCACCTCTCCGGGGGCGTCGGCATCGGCGGCGTGCTGGAGCCGCTGCAGGCCGGGCCGACCATCATCGAGGACAACTGCTTCATCGGCGCGCGCTCCGAAGTGGTCGAGGGCGTGGTCATCGAAGAAAACTCCGTTCTCTCGATGGGCGTGTACATCGGCCAGAGCACCCCCATCTACGACCGCACGACCGGCGAAGTCACGTACGGCCGCGTGCCCGCCGGCTCGGTGGTCATCAGCGGCACGCTGCCCAAGGACAACGGCAAGTACAGCCTCTACGCCGCGATCATCGTCAAGCGCGTCGATGCGCAGACGCGCGCCAAGACCTCGCTGAACGACCTGCTGCGCGATTAA
- a CDS encoding PilT/PilU family type 4a pilus ATPase, with translation MKTMERILRLMAERKASDIYLSAHSPALIRINGNCVPINGQVLPPEAPLSLLAEVVPEARIAELERTGELNMAVALEGAGNFRISGMRQRGSYAVVVRHIASEIPTFDELNLPEILKTLIMEKRGLILMVGSTGAGKSTTLASMLDYRNAHASGHILTVEEPIEFTYTNKKSMVNQRDVGSDTESLQVALKNALRQAPDVIQIGEIRDRETMTAAIAYAQSGHLCVATLHANNSYRALNRILSFYPVEVRATLLGDLSGALRAIIAQRLLRTPNGTRLPALEVMLNTALVADLIGKGDFSGVKEAMEQSMAEGSQTFEEDIARLITENRVNRDEGLSQADSPTNLMWRLQNRNSAPARKEEHALLDQVDEPSFTDITLDVRH, from the coding sequence ATGAAGACGATGGAGCGAATTCTGCGCCTGATGGCCGAGCGCAAGGCATCCGACATCTACCTGTCGGCCCACTCCCCGGCGCTGATCCGGATCAACGGCAACTGCGTGCCCATCAACGGGCAGGTGCTGCCGCCCGAGGCACCCCTGTCCCTGCTGGCTGAAGTGGTACCCGAAGCGCGCATTGCCGAGCTGGAGCGCACCGGCGAGCTCAACATGGCCGTCGCCCTCGAGGGCGCCGGCAACTTCCGCATCAGCGGCATGCGCCAGCGCGGCAGCTACGCCGTGGTCGTACGGCACATCGCCTCGGAAATCCCCACCTTCGACGAGCTGAACCTGCCGGAGATCCTCAAGACCCTGATCATGGAGAAGCGCGGGCTCATCCTGATGGTGGGCTCCACCGGCGCAGGCAAGAGCACCACGCTGGCCTCGATGCTGGACTACCGCAACGCGCACGCCAGCGGCCACATCCTCACCGTCGAGGAGCCGATCGAATTCACCTACACCAACAAGAAGTCGATGGTGAACCAGCGCGACGTCGGCAGCGACACCGAGTCGCTGCAAGTGGCGCTCAAGAATGCTTTGCGCCAGGCGCCCGACGTGATCCAGATCGGCGAGATCCGCGACCGGGAGACCATGACAGCCGCCATTGCGTACGCACAGTCGGGCCACCTGTGCGTGGCCACGCTGCACGCCAACAACAGCTACCGCGCGCTCAACCGGATCTTGAGCTTCTACCCGGTCGAGGTGCGCGCCACCCTGCTGGGCGACCTGAGTGGCGCACTGCGGGCCATCATCGCGCAGCGCCTGCTGCGCACGCCCAATGGCACCCGCTTGCCCGCGCTCGAAGTGATGCTCAACACCGCGCTCGTTGCCGACCTGATCGGCAAGGGCGACTTCTCCGGCGTCAAGGAGGCGATGGAGCAATCCATGGCCGAAGGCTCGCAGACCTTCGAGGAAGACATTGCACGCCTCATCACCGAGAACCGCGTCAACCGCGACGAGGGCCTGTCGCAGGCTGACTCCCCGACCAACCTGATGTGGCGCCTGCAGAACCGCAACTCGGCGCCCGCGCGCAAGGAAGAACACGCCTTGCTCGACCAGGTCGATGAACCCTCCTTCACGGACATCACGCTCGACGTCCGCCACTAG
- the dapE gene encoding succinyl-diaminopimelate desuccinylase: MSRTLQLAEQLISRPSVTPDDAGCQQILGERLARLGFRLETLESGPADFRVTNLWAVRQGSAAGESARTLAFAGHTDVVPTGPLEQWTSHPFTPTHRDGRLYGRGACDMKVSLAAFVVSIEDFLAAHPEPHLTLALLLTSDEEGPALDGTVVVCNALAARGERIDYCIVGEPTSVERCGDMIKNGRRGTMSGRLTVQGVQGHIAYPQLAKNPVHAFAPALAELVAINAAGGWDSAPNPYFQPTSWQISNIHAGTGASNVIPGNAVVDFNFRFSTEATPESLQARVKAVLDTHGLDYTLSWTVGGLPFLTPPGELVAAVQQAIRDETGIETELSTSGGTSDARFIAKICRQVVELGPVNASIHKIDEHIAVPEIEQLKNIYQRTLDRLEALVGK; the protein is encoded by the coding sequence ATGTCCCGCACGCTGCAACTGGCTGAACAACTGATCTCGCGCCCCTCCGTCACTCCCGATGACGCGGGCTGCCAGCAGATCCTCGGCGAGCGGCTGGCGCGGCTGGGCTTCAGGCTCGAGACCCTTGAAAGCGGCCCCGCCGATTTCCGGGTGACCAACCTGTGGGCCGTTCGCCAGGGCAGTGCGGCCGGCGAGTCCGCGCGCACGCTGGCCTTCGCCGGCCACACCGACGTGGTGCCCACCGGCCCGCTGGAGCAGTGGACGAGCCATCCTTTCACGCCCACCCATCGGGACGGCAGGCTCTATGGTCGCGGCGCCTGCGACATGAAGGTCTCCCTTGCCGCCTTCGTGGTCTCGATCGAGGACTTCCTGGCCGCCCATCCAGAGCCGCATCTCACGCTGGCGCTGCTGCTCACCAGCGACGAGGAGGGCCCTGCCCTCGACGGCACGGTGGTGGTCTGCAATGCGCTTGCCGCTCGCGGGGAACGCATCGACTACTGCATCGTCGGCGAGCCGACCTCGGTCGAGCGCTGTGGCGACATGATCAAGAACGGCCGGCGCGGCACGATGAGCGGCCGACTCACCGTCCAGGGCGTGCAAGGCCACATCGCCTATCCGCAACTTGCGAAGAACCCGGTGCACGCCTTCGCGCCGGCGCTGGCGGAACTCGTCGCGATCAACGCGGCGGGCGGCTGGGACAGCGCGCCCAATCCGTATTTCCAGCCGACCAGTTGGCAGATCAGCAACATCCACGCAGGCACGGGCGCCAGCAACGTGATTCCCGGCAACGCAGTGGTCGACTTCAACTTCCGATTTTCGACCGAGGCCACGCCGGAATCCCTCCAAGCCCGCGTCAAGGCGGTGCTCGACACGCACGGGCTCGACTACACGCTCTCGTGGACCGTCGGCGGCCTGCCCTTCCTCACTCCGCCCGGCGAGCTCGTGGCGGCGGTGCAGCAGGCGATCCGCGACGAGACCGGCATCGAGACCGAGCTCTCCACCAGCGGCGGCACCAGCGACGCGCGCTTCATCGCGAAGATCTGCAGGCAGGTGGTCGAGCTGGGGCCGGTCAATGCCAGCATCCACAAGATCGACGAGCACATCGCCGTCCCCGAGATCGAGCAGCTCAAGAACATCTACCAACGCACGCTGGATCGGCTCGAAGCGCTGGTTGGAAAATGA
- the prmB gene encoding 50S ribosomal protein L3 N(5)-glutamine methyltransferase yields MTTVIELIEAGEKQLAEAGVAFGHGTTNAFDEAAWLVLWRLGLPLDNLDDAAGRPVSPAEASRVAELLSARIATRKPAAYLTKEAWLQGVPFYVDERTIVPRSFIAELLADGTIDPWLGEHTQRVLDLCTGNGSLAVLAALTYPDIRVDAADLSSEALEVAAINVTRHALDDRITLIESDGLANVHGPYDLILCNPPYVNTGSMAALPAEYRAEPELALAGGADGMDFVRRLFADAPACMSEHAVLVLEIGNERAHFEAAFPRLEVVWLTTSAGDDQVLLVTRESLK; encoded by the coding sequence ATGACCACAGTCATCGAGTTGATCGAGGCCGGCGAAAAGCAGCTGGCCGAGGCCGGCGTTGCCTTCGGCCACGGCACCACCAACGCCTTCGACGAAGCAGCCTGGCTGGTGCTGTGGCGACTGGGCCTGCCGCTCGACAACCTCGACGATGCGGCTGGACGCCCGGTTTCTCCAGCCGAGGCTTCGCGCGTGGCCGAACTGCTGTCTGCACGCATCGCGACACGCAAGCCCGCCGCCTATCTCACCAAGGAAGCCTGGCTGCAGGGCGTGCCCTTCTACGTCGACGAACGGACCATCGTGCCGCGCAGCTTCATTGCCGAGCTGCTGGCCGACGGCACCATCGACCCATGGCTCGGCGAGCACACCCAGCGGGTGCTGGACCTGTGCACCGGCAACGGCAGCCTCGCCGTGCTGGCCGCGCTGACCTACCCTGACATCCGCGTTGATGCGGCCGATCTTTCGAGCGAGGCCCTCGAGGTCGCGGCCATCAACGTCACGCGCCACGCGCTGGACGATCGCATCACGTTGATCGAATCCGACGGGCTCGCCAACGTGCACGGCCCTTACGACCTGATCCTTTGCAACCCGCCTTACGTCAACACAGGGAGCATGGCCGCCCTGCCCGCCGAATACCGCGCCGAGCCCGAGCTGGCACTGGCCGGCGGCGCCGACGGCATGGACTTCGTGCGCCGCCTGTTTGCCGATGCACCCGCCTGCATGAGCGAGCATGCCGTGCTGGTGCTGGAGATCGGCAACGAGCGTGCCCACTTCGAGGCGGCGTTCCCCAGACTCGAGGTCGTGTGGCTCACCACAAGCGCGGGAGACGACCAGGTGTTGCTGGTCACCCGCGAATCCCTGAAATGA
- a CDS encoding ATP-binding cassette domain-containing protein, giving the protein MITLKNVILRRSAKVLLNGANVTINPGEKVGLVGRNGAGKSTLFALFNGTLHEDGGDFSVPPSWRLAQVAQNMPETEESATDFVVGGDTRLVELREALALAEAGHAADPDDPDIGMALAHAYTDLHDAGEHDAVPRAQALILGLGFKVQELEQPVNSFSGGWRMRLQLARALMCPSDLLLLDEPTNHLDLDALVWLEAWLQKYAGTMIVISHDREFLDAVTNVTLHIAHEQLTRYGGNYSAFETLRAQQLELQQSAFAKQQDKIAHLQKFIDRFKAKASKAKQAQSRVKALERMEKVAPLLAEADFSFEFKEPGNIPNPMLTISAASFGYLQEDGPPRTILTGVNRSVLAGQRIGILGANGQGKSTLVKTIAREMGALAGTVTEGKGLNIGYFAQQELDVLRPQDTPLEHMVRMARDLGPNTRERTGEQDLRGYLGSFNFSGDMVKQAVGTMSGGEKARLVLAMMVWQRPNLLLLDEPTNHLDLATREALAVALNEFEGTLMLVSHDRALLRSVCDEFWLVGRGRVSDFDGDLDDYQRYLLDEAKRVREEARLATREAESASAPATPSASVAAQERQQRSGQAKPLKRELAQVDERLAAAGAEKTTLEARLSAALPATEIAEAGRRLKALNEEIGLLEERWLALSDQIEALAEG; this is encoded by the coding sequence ATGATCACCCTCAAGAACGTCATCCTGCGCCGCAGCGCCAAGGTCCTGTTGAACGGCGCGAACGTCACCATCAATCCCGGCGAGAAAGTCGGGCTGGTCGGGCGCAACGGTGCCGGCAAGTCGACCCTGTTCGCACTTTTCAACGGCACACTGCACGAGGACGGAGGAGATTTCTCGGTACCGCCGTCCTGGCGCCTGGCACAAGTCGCGCAGAACATGCCCGAGACCGAGGAGTCGGCAACCGACTTCGTGGTCGGCGGCGACACACGCTTGGTGGAACTGCGCGAGGCGCTCGCCCTGGCCGAGGCCGGCCATGCCGCCGACCCGGACGACCCGGACATCGGCATGGCCCTGGCTCACGCTTACACCGACCTGCACGATGCCGGCGAGCACGACGCCGTGCCACGTGCGCAGGCGCTGATCCTCGGCCTGGGCTTCAAGGTCCAGGAACTGGAGCAGCCGGTCAACAGCTTCTCCGGCGGCTGGCGCATGCGCCTGCAGCTGGCGCGCGCGCTGATGTGCCCGAGCGATCTCCTGCTGCTCGACGAACCGACCAATCACCTGGACCTGGACGCCCTGGTCTGGCTCGAAGCCTGGTTGCAGAAATACGCCGGCACGATGATCGTGATCAGCCACGACCGCGAGTTCCTCGATGCGGTGACCAACGTCACGCTGCACATCGCGCATGAGCAACTCACCCGATACGGCGGCAACTACAGTGCCTTCGAAACCCTGCGCGCCCAGCAGTTGGAGCTGCAGCAATCCGCCTTTGCCAAGCAGCAGGACAAGATCGCCCATCTGCAGAAGTTCATCGACCGCTTCAAGGCCAAGGCCAGCAAGGCCAAGCAGGCCCAGAGCCGCGTGAAAGCGCTGGAGCGCATGGAAAAGGTCGCGCCGCTGCTCGCCGAGGCAGACTTCAGCTTCGAATTCAAGGAGCCCGGAAACATCCCCAATCCGATGCTCACGATCAGCGCGGCAAGCTTCGGCTACCTGCAGGAGGACGGGCCCCCGAGGACCATCCTGACCGGCGTCAACCGCTCGGTGCTGGCCGGCCAGCGCATCGGCATCCTGGGCGCCAACGGCCAGGGCAAATCCACGCTGGTGAAGACCATCGCCCGCGAGATGGGTGCCCTCGCCGGCACCGTGACAGAAGGCAAGGGCCTCAACATCGGCTACTTCGCGCAGCAGGAGCTCGACGTATTGCGTCCGCAAGACACGCCGCTCGAGCACATGGTGCGCATGGCGCGCGACCTCGGCCCCAATACCCGCGAACGCACGGGCGAGCAGGACCTGCGCGGCTACCTCGGCAGTTTCAACTTCAGCGGCGACATGGTGAAGCAGGCCGTCGGCACCATGAGCGGCGGCGAAAAGGCACGCCTGGTGCTGGCCATGATGGTCTGGCAGCGCCCCAACCTCCTCCTGCTCGACGAGCCGACCAATCACCTGGACCTCGCCACCCGCGAGGCCCTGGCGGTCGCGCTCAACGAATTCGAGGGCACGCTGATGCTGGTCAGCCACGACCGTGCGCTGCTTCGTTCGGTGTGCGACGAATTCTGGCTGGTCGGTCGCGGCCGCGTCAGCGACTTCGATGGGGACCTGGACGACTACCAGCGCTACCTGCTCGACGAGGCCAAGCGCGTGCGCGAGGAGGCCAGGCTGGCCACCCGCGAGGCCGAGAGCGCCTCCGCGCCGGCGACGCCCTCGGCCTCGGTGGCTGCGCAGGAACGCCAGCAGCGCAGCGGCCAAGCCAAGCCCTTGAAGCGAGAACTGGCTCAGGTCGATGAGCGTTTGGCTGCCGCAGGTGCAGAGAAGACCACGCTCGAGGCACGGCTATCCGCCGCTCTTCCTGCGACCGAGATCGCCGAAGCCGGCAGACGCCTGAAGGCGCTCAACGAGGAGATCGGCCTGCTCGAGGAGCGCTGGCTGGCCCTGTCGGACCAGATCGAGGCACTGGCCGAGGGCTGA